A part of Lacerta agilis isolate rLacAgi1 chromosome 7, rLacAgi1.pri, whole genome shotgun sequence genomic DNA contains:
- the CAGE1 gene encoding cancer-associated gene 1 protein isoform X5, giving the protein MSEVVNPVSTSNIYLDLESCSTSSEISQNEVQDSMRKSGLDCTLYKEDHHSELMFEDFTFDFEDASEKQMSPLSTLRTCPIMKDSSFITEWKESNEGLLDQGELEQQCRVPGWEEEWYRTGKESDPEDSQEVVTETASQAEELLVETSDVPIMGESLLDCIVKESPIVSSFLTQPTGSLLKTDVCAANEDLIVQWNGSNAIEKASDEGDTMETGHHNGSMKYFQDSELTVLPNAVDENLDYIRTLVQSNRHLKECLKSNIACCISEEKVDDSTLLPENVENMSEGEHNTEPSPLRPEKSSFMAEEGIQGDRGDKALSPTHSTKSCCLSPYGASDKLWNTPEFCPKQLLLQEGDMDFSKVMKDLELDQQKHLPHILGLQYGNIFSEKTKEIEKLLLEEGDADLKNIIQALEQGQKRQQIQVLDLYHCDVSLAKRFKEQEVDFFMKHDFIDTIRKLKENTADLIEAMSKVTGKKEEAEGCPKCMMGASGKTKDDLQDFGSEKKALVLQLEKLSADYRVLQEKHQAEVEEKVKCMAQCKELDCALRKKEQEIQELNRVVQKLEREASSTMSALHKLRGESEDAQKRSLSLEAELQRQKDERLAEREGLGCRYNKLLAQIKLLQAEFESERAEMEKMQQQVCAFRTETSGLQQEMAKNREENRFLQLESARWKEQCRQIREPQTLKEQLHSQMIQILRYELGLKREELRKKEEIIEWSMHILGRFLLNMKSMHSALSIRDLHSEEDHFNSPYVQKASHLLSKICSLLALAEGLLTCQDTDNQAIAECSTESETVIEVKGKMQRLLFKKKSLEKELRKHKENIAAMRELIINEKVSEDPDTEATEAGEEESENGGDLPDLLRTKLSEYHKQTDELQAEVTSYEEIIECADKRLEQANSEISEYKFHTHMNKLFLD; this is encoded by the exons ATGAGTGAAGTAGTAAACCCTGTTTCCACCAGCAACATTTATTTGGACCTAGAAAGCTGCAGCACATCTTCAGAGATCTCCCAA aatGAAGTGCAGGATTCAATGAGGAAAAGTGGACTTGACTGCACACTCTACAAAGAAGACCATCATTCTGAGCTGATGTTTGAAGATTTCACATTTG ATTTTGAAGATGCTTCAGAGAAACAAATGTCGCCATTGAGCACGCTAAGAACTTGCCCTATAATGAAAGATTCCTCCTTTATCACTGAGTGGAAGGAATCCAACGAGGGATTATTGGACCAAGGAGAATTAGAGCAACAGTGCAGGGTGCCGGGTTGGGAGGAGGAATGGTACAGAACGGGGAAAGAATCTGATCCAGAAGATTCACAGGAAGTCGTAACTGAAACTGCCAGCCAAGCAGAGGAGTTACTGGTGGAAACATCAGATGTGCCTATCATGGGAGAGTCCTTATTGGACTGCATTGTTAAGGAATCGCCCATTGTGTCAAGTTTTCTCACACAGCCCACAGGTTCTTTATTGAAGACAGATGTGTGTGCGGCTAATGAAGACTTAATTGTCCAATGGAATGGCTCAAATGCGATTGAAAAAGCATCAGATGAAGGAGATACG ATGGAGACTGGACACCACAATGGATCAATGAAATATTTCCAGGACTCTGAGCTCACGGTTTTGCCAAATGCTGTGGATGAAAACCTAGATTACATTCGCACTCTGGTGCAGTCAAACAGACATTTAAAAGAATGTCTCAAGAGCAATATAGCATGTTGTATCAGTGAAGAGAAAGTGGACGATAGCACACTTCTACCAGAAAAT GTTGAAAATATGTCCGAAGGAGAGCATAACACTGAGCCTTCACCTCTCCGTCCAGAGAAGTCCTCCTTCATGGCAGAAGAAGGTATACAAGGGGACAGAGGCGACAAAGCTCTTTCCCCAACCCATTCAACAAAGAGCTGCTGCTTGAGTCCTTATGGAGCTTCAGACAAACTCTGGAACACCCCAGAATTTTGTCCAAAGCAGTTGCTGCTTCAAGAAGGCGATATGGACTTCAGCAAGGTCATGAAGGACTTAGAGCTGGATCAGCAGAAGCACCTGCCCCATATCTTGGGTCTTCAGTATGGCAATATATTTTCTGAGAAGACCAAAGAAATTGAGAAACTCCTTCTTGAGGAAGGAGATGCGGATTTGAAAAATATCATCCAGGCACTAGAGCAAGGCCAAAAGAGGCAACAGATCCAAGTATTGGACCTTTATCATTGTGATGTTTCTTTGGCGAAAAGGTTTAAAGAGCAGGAGGTGGACTTTTTCATGAAGCACGACTTTATTGACACCATTAGGAAGCTGAAGGAGAACACTGCTGATCTCATAGAAGCAATGAGCAAAGTcacaggaaagaaggaagaggcagaggggtGCCCGAAGTGCATGATGGGAGCCTCAGGAAAAACTAAGGATGATCTCCAGGACTTTGGGTCTGAGAAGAAAGCTCTGGTGCTGCAGTTGGAAAAGCTCAGTGCAGACTACAGAGTTCTTCAAGAAAAGCACCAGGCAGAGGTAGAAGAGAAGGTCAAGTGTATGGCTCAGTGTAAGGAGCTGGACTGCGCTCTCCGCAAGAAGGAGCAAGAGATACAAGAGCTGAATCGCGTCGTGCAAAAATTGGAGCGTGAAGCCAGCAGCACCATGTCGGCTCTGCACAAACTGAGGGGAGAAAGTGAGGACGCTCAGAAGCGTTCCTTGTCCTTGGAGGCAGAACTGCAGAGGCAGAAGGACGAGAGGCtggcagaaagggaggggctgggCTGCAGATACAATAAGCTGCTTGCTCAGATTAAACTCCTGCAGGCGGAATTTGAGAGCGAGCGGGCCGAGATGGAGAAAATGCAACAGCAGGTCTGTGCATTCAGAACAGAGACGAGTGGGCTGCAGCAGGAGATGGCAAAGAACAGAGAGGAGAATCGCTTCTTGCAGCTGGAGTCTGCCAGGTGGAAAGAGCAGTGCAGACAAATTAGAGAGCCACAAACGCTGAAG GAGCAGCTGCATTCCCAAATGATCCAGATTCTCAGATATGAACTTGGATTAAAGAGGGAAGagttgagaaagaaagaagaaataatcGAGTGGAGCATGCACATTCTGGGAAGGTTTCTTTTG AACATGAAGTCAATGCATTCAGCTTTGTCCATCAGAGATCTCCACAGTGAAGAAGACCATTTCAACTCTCCTTATGTCCAGAAAGCATCTCACCTCTTGTCAAAAATCTGCAGTCTTCTGGCTCTTGCAGAAGGATTACTTACCTGCCAG GACACAGATAATCAGGCAATTGCTGAATGTTCCACGGAAAGTGAAACTGTTATTGAAGTGAAGGGGAAAATGCAGCGCctgttatttaaaaagaaaagcttggAGAAAGAG TTGAGGAAGCACAAGGAAAACATAGCAGCCATGAGGGAGTTGATAATTAATGAGAAAGTGTCTGAAGACCCTGATACTGAG GCTACAGAAGCTGGCGAAGAGGAATCAGAAAATGGCGGAGACCTGCCTGATCTTCTGAGAACAAAACTGAGTGAATACCACAAGCAAACTGATGAGCTCCAAGCTGAG gtgacATCATATGAGGAAATTATTGAATGTGCTGACAAAAGGCTTGAACAAGCCAATTCAGAAATATCTGA ATACAAATTTCATACACATATGAATAAACTCTTTTTGGATTGA
- the CAGE1 gene encoding cancer-associated gene 1 protein isoform X4: protein MSEVVNPVSTSNIYLDLESCSTSSEISQNEVQDSMRKSGLDCTLYKEDHHSELMFEDFTFDFEDASEKQMSPLSTLRTCPIMKDSSFITEWKESNEGLLDQGELEQQCRVPGWEEEWYRTGKESDPEDSQEVVTETASQAEELLVETSDVPIMGESLLDCIVKESPIVSSFLTQPTGSLLKTDVCAANEDLIVQWNGSNAIEKASDEGDTMETGHHNGSMKYFQDSELTVLPNAVDENLDYIRTLVQSNRHLKECLKSNIACCISEEKVDDSTLLPENVENMSEGEHNTEPSPLRPEKSSFMAEEGIQGDRGDKALSPTHSTKSCCLSPYGASDKLWNTPEFCPKQLLLQEGDMDFSKVMKDLELDQQKHLPHILGLQYGNIFSEKTKEIEKLLLEEGDADLKNIIQALEQGQKRQQIQVLDLYHCDVSLAKRFKEQEVDFFMKHDFIDTIRKLKENTADLIEAMSKVTGKKEEAEGCPKCMMGASGKTKDDLQDFGSEKKALVLQLEKLSADYRVLQEKHQAEVEEKVKCMAQCKELDCALRKKEQEIQELNRVVQKLEREASSTMSALHKLRGESEDAQKRSLSLEAELQRQKDERLAEREGLGCRYNKLLAQIKLLQAEFESERAEMEKMQQQVCAFRTETSGLQQEMAKNREENRFLQLESARWKEQCRQIREPQTLKEQLHSQMIQILRYELGLKREELRKKEEIIEWSMHILGRFLLNMKSMHSALSIRDLHSEEDHFNSPYVQKASHLLSKICSLLALAEGLLTCQDTDNQAIAECSTESETVIEVKGKMQRLLFKKKSLEKELRKHKENIAAMRELIINEKVSEDPDTEATEAGEEESENGGDLPDLLRTKLSEYHKQTDELQAEIKALEANLASKEEVCKKLTGEIVELQKDLGSLTCKVTSYEEIIECADKRLEQANSEISEYKFHTHMNKLFLD from the exons ATGAGTGAAGTAGTAAACCCTGTTTCCACCAGCAACATTTATTTGGACCTAGAAAGCTGCAGCACATCTTCAGAGATCTCCCAA aatGAAGTGCAGGATTCAATGAGGAAAAGTGGACTTGACTGCACACTCTACAAAGAAGACCATCATTCTGAGCTGATGTTTGAAGATTTCACATTTG ATTTTGAAGATGCTTCAGAGAAACAAATGTCGCCATTGAGCACGCTAAGAACTTGCCCTATAATGAAAGATTCCTCCTTTATCACTGAGTGGAAGGAATCCAACGAGGGATTATTGGACCAAGGAGAATTAGAGCAACAGTGCAGGGTGCCGGGTTGGGAGGAGGAATGGTACAGAACGGGGAAAGAATCTGATCCAGAAGATTCACAGGAAGTCGTAACTGAAACTGCCAGCCAAGCAGAGGAGTTACTGGTGGAAACATCAGATGTGCCTATCATGGGAGAGTCCTTATTGGACTGCATTGTTAAGGAATCGCCCATTGTGTCAAGTTTTCTCACACAGCCCACAGGTTCTTTATTGAAGACAGATGTGTGTGCGGCTAATGAAGACTTAATTGTCCAATGGAATGGCTCAAATGCGATTGAAAAAGCATCAGATGAAGGAGATACG ATGGAGACTGGACACCACAATGGATCAATGAAATATTTCCAGGACTCTGAGCTCACGGTTTTGCCAAATGCTGTGGATGAAAACCTAGATTACATTCGCACTCTGGTGCAGTCAAACAGACATTTAAAAGAATGTCTCAAGAGCAATATAGCATGTTGTATCAGTGAAGAGAAAGTGGACGATAGCACACTTCTACCAGAAAAT GTTGAAAATATGTCCGAAGGAGAGCATAACACTGAGCCTTCACCTCTCCGTCCAGAGAAGTCCTCCTTCATGGCAGAAGAAGGTATACAAGGGGACAGAGGCGACAAAGCTCTTTCCCCAACCCATTCAACAAAGAGCTGCTGCTTGAGTCCTTATGGAGCTTCAGACAAACTCTGGAACACCCCAGAATTTTGTCCAAAGCAGTTGCTGCTTCAAGAAGGCGATATGGACTTCAGCAAGGTCATGAAGGACTTAGAGCTGGATCAGCAGAAGCACCTGCCCCATATCTTGGGTCTTCAGTATGGCAATATATTTTCTGAGAAGACCAAAGAAATTGAGAAACTCCTTCTTGAGGAAGGAGATGCGGATTTGAAAAATATCATCCAGGCACTAGAGCAAGGCCAAAAGAGGCAACAGATCCAAGTATTGGACCTTTATCATTGTGATGTTTCTTTGGCGAAAAGGTTTAAAGAGCAGGAGGTGGACTTTTTCATGAAGCACGACTTTATTGACACCATTAGGAAGCTGAAGGAGAACACTGCTGATCTCATAGAAGCAATGAGCAAAGTcacaggaaagaaggaagaggcagaggggtGCCCGAAGTGCATGATGGGAGCCTCAGGAAAAACTAAGGATGATCTCCAGGACTTTGGGTCTGAGAAGAAAGCTCTGGTGCTGCAGTTGGAAAAGCTCAGTGCAGACTACAGAGTTCTTCAAGAAAAGCACCAGGCAGAGGTAGAAGAGAAGGTCAAGTGTATGGCTCAGTGTAAGGAGCTGGACTGCGCTCTCCGCAAGAAGGAGCAAGAGATACAAGAGCTGAATCGCGTCGTGCAAAAATTGGAGCGTGAAGCCAGCAGCACCATGTCGGCTCTGCACAAACTGAGGGGAGAAAGTGAGGACGCTCAGAAGCGTTCCTTGTCCTTGGAGGCAGAACTGCAGAGGCAGAAGGACGAGAGGCtggcagaaagggaggggctgggCTGCAGATACAATAAGCTGCTTGCTCAGATTAAACTCCTGCAGGCGGAATTTGAGAGCGAGCGGGCCGAGATGGAGAAAATGCAACAGCAGGTCTGTGCATTCAGAACAGAGACGAGTGGGCTGCAGCAGGAGATGGCAAAGAACAGAGAGGAGAATCGCTTCTTGCAGCTGGAGTCTGCCAGGTGGAAAGAGCAGTGCAGACAAATTAGAGAGCCACAAACGCTGAAG GAGCAGCTGCATTCCCAAATGATCCAGATTCTCAGATATGAACTTGGATTAAAGAGGGAAGagttgagaaagaaagaagaaataatcGAGTGGAGCATGCACATTCTGGGAAGGTTTCTTTTG AACATGAAGTCAATGCATTCAGCTTTGTCCATCAGAGATCTCCACAGTGAAGAAGACCATTTCAACTCTCCTTATGTCCAGAAAGCATCTCACCTCTTGTCAAAAATCTGCAGTCTTCTGGCTCTTGCAGAAGGATTACTTACCTGCCAG GACACAGATAATCAGGCAATTGCTGAATGTTCCACGGAAAGTGAAACTGTTATTGAAGTGAAGGGGAAAATGCAGCGCctgttatttaaaaagaaaagcttggAGAAAGAG TTGAGGAAGCACAAGGAAAACATAGCAGCCATGAGGGAGTTGATAATTAATGAGAAAGTGTCTGAAGACCCTGATACTGAG GCTACAGAAGCTGGCGAAGAGGAATCAGAAAATGGCGGAGACCTGCCTGATCTTCTGAGAACAAAACTGAGTGAATACCACAAGCAAACTGATGAGCTCCAAGCTGAG ATTAAAGCACTGGAAGCTAATTTGGCATCCAAAGAAGAAGTATGCAAGAAGCTCACTGGAGAAATTGTCGAGCTTCAGAAGGACTTGGGCAGCTTGACATGCAAG gtgacATCATATGAGGAAATTATTGAATGTGCTGACAAAAGGCTTGAACAAGCCAATTCAGAAATATCTGA ATACAAATTTCATACACATATGAATAAACTCTTTTTGGATTGA